In Humulus lupulus chromosome 6, drHumLupu1.1, whole genome shotgun sequence, a single genomic region encodes these proteins:
- the LOC133784109 gene encoding GDSL esterase/lipase At4g26790-like: protein MMAEKAIKWFFLIHILLQILKIHAKVPAIIVFGDSSVDSGNNNAISTILKSNFEPYGRDFFGGKATGRFSNGRIPTDFISEAFGIKLIIPAYLDPSYSIEDFATGVCFASAGTGYDNATSNVLSVIPFWKELEYYKQYQKDLRSYLGKEKANEVIRDALYLLSIGTNDFLENYFLIPNGRSSQFSIEEYQEFLVGIARDFVTKLYILGARKISIGGLPPMGCLPLERATNILSGGECIEKYNDVAIQFNQKLIGMVEELNMKLVGSSLVYSDPYGLLYDMIQNPSTYGFEDVAVACCGTGLFEMGYLCDMMNHFTCLDANKYVFWDSFHPTEKTNGIIADHAVKGSLAQFLF from the exons aTGATGGCAGAGAAGGCAATTAAGTGGTTCTTCTTAATACATATTTTACTCCAAATTCTTAAGATACATGCAAAAGTTCCAGCTATTATTGTGTTTGGAGACTCTTCTGTTGATTCAGGTAACAATAACGCGATTTCGACCATCTTAAAGAGCAATTTCGAGCCATATGGCAGGGActtctttggtggcaaggctacAGGAAGGTTTTCTAATGGCAGGATTCCAACAGACTTCATCTCTGAGGCTTTTGGGATCAAACTAATTATACCTGCTTACTTGGATCCAAGTTATAGCATTGAGGATTTTGCTACTGGGGTCTGCTTTGCTTCAGCTGGTACTGGTTATGACAATGCCACTTCAAATGTCCTA TCTGTGATACCCTTTTGGAAGGAGTTGGAGTACTATAAGCAATACCAGAAAGACCTGAGAAGCTATCTAGGCAAGGAGAAAGCTAATGAGGTTATAAGAGATGCACTTTACTTGCTAAGCATAGGGACTAATGATTTTTTAGAGAATTACTTCTTAATCCCAAATGGAAGATCCTCTCAATTTTCCATTGAAGAGTACCAAGAGTTTCTAGTTGGGATTGCTAGAGATTTTGTCACAAAGCTTTATATCCTTGGAGCTAGGAAGATATCTATTGGTGGGCTCCCTCCAATGGGTTGTTTACCATTGGAGAGAGCTACAAATATCTTGTCTGGTGGTGAATGTATAGAAAAGTATAATGATGTAGCTATACAATTTAATCAGAAGTTAATTGGTATGGTTGAAGAGCTCAATATGAAGCTTGTTGGAAGTTCTCTGGTGTATTCAGATCCATATGGTCTTCTCTATGACATGATTCAGAATCCATCTACTTATG GATTTGAAGATGTAGCAGTAGCATGTTGTGGCACAGGATTATTTGAAATGGGATATTTGTGTGATATGATGAACCACTTTACATGTTTAGATGCAAATAAATATGTATTTTGGGATTCTTTCCACCCAACAGAGAAAACCAATGGTATTATAGCTGACCATGCTGTGAAAGGCTCTCTGGCGCAGTTTCTGTTTTAG